The proteins below are encoded in one region of Hordeum vulgare subsp. vulgare chromosome 3H, MorexV3_pseudomolecules_assembly, whole genome shotgun sequence:
- the LOC123444843 gene encoding transcription initiation factor TFIID subunit 12, with amino-acid sequence MDTPAPTQPDASAPPPPPSTAAAAPPAAPSTNPAPPVSTAAQPTSDPTPAPAPVPAPAPAPAPAPAPAQTLEPPTPIPATARPPAPRMRPPYTHLASPITMSSSSSAAAAGPSSTTSAMARGGVAIGLPAHPRGAQTPMGYTGFVPPPPLAHQFSAMHRGPDQTPLPTPQLRQPAPGIQNIGMIGSLNASQMRPGSISSSQQPRPGLPSSATPSSSGSQMPGSQKTPMHSLTRPMSMGSPAAALQQTPANMSSPFRPQQRPQVPQQRPQVPQQRPQVPQPRPYHAAQSAPIASQQNALSGQQQLPQQQLLQQQPQHHQQQHQQQQQQQQVLQQQQQQQQQQQQQQQQQQQQQQQQQQSQPQSSSQQNTTLKNQQQAARTPVSLTQKPDSPATLQATNMQLVDMASADAASGESSNRLLSKRSIHDLLAQIDPSERLDPDVEDVLIDIAEDFIESVGTFACSLAKHRKSTTLEAKDVLLHAERSWNITLPGFTGDEIKLYKKPHVNDIHRERLTLIKKSMASEGNIKTSAAQVTANQKNQTPKPPATGSP; translated from the exons ATGGACACGCCTGCCCCTACGCAGCCGGACGcgtcggcgccgccgccgccgccctcaacCGCGGCTGCGGCTCCCCCTGCCGCGCCGTCGACCAATCCCGCGCCTCCCGTTTCCACCGCCGCGCAACCCACCTCCGACCCCACCCCTGCTCCTGCCCCTGTTCCCGCTCCCGCTCCCGCCCCAGCACCAGCGCCCGCCCCCGCCCAAACCCTAGAGCCCCCAACTCCGATCCCCGCCACCGCCCGGCCGCCGGCGCCTCGCATGAGGCCTCCGTACACCCACCTAGCCTCGCCCATCAcgatgtcctcctcctcctctgccgccgcAGCAGGGCCCTCCTCCACGACTTCTGCAATGGCAAGGGGAGGGGTTGCCATCGGGTTGCCTGCGCACCCGCGTGGGGCGCAGACGCCCATGGGCTATACGGGGTTCGTGCCTCCGCCGCCGCTCGCTCACCAGTTCAGCGCCATGCATCGTGGCCCCGACCAGACCCCTCTGCCCACTCCACAG CTTAGGCAACCTGCCCCGGGGATCCAGAATATTGGGATGATTGGTTCCCTTAATGCGTCTCAGATGAGACCAGGATCAATATCTAGTTCGCAACAGCCAAGGCCAGGTCTTCCATCATCAGCGACACCATCTTCATCTGGTAGCCAAATGCCAGGTTCACAA AAAACCCCCATGCATTCTTTAACAAGACCGATGTCTATGGGTTCCCCTGCGGCGGCTTTACAGCAAACTCCGGCAAATATGTCTTCACCATTTAGGCCACAACAAAGGCCACAAGTGCCACAACAAAGGCCACAAGTTCCACAACAAAGGCCACAAGTTCCACAACCAAGACCATACCATGCTGCACAATCTGCACCTATAGCTTCTCAACAGAATGCACTTTCAGGACAGCAGCAGCTACCTCAGCAGCAACTTTTGCAGCAGCAACCTCAACATCATCAgcagcaacatcagcagcagcagcagcaacagcaagttctacagcagcagcaacaacagcagcagcagcagcagcagcagcagcaacagcagcagcagcagcagcagcagcagcagcaaagtcaaCCACAAAGTTCCTCACAGCAAAATACAACACTGAAAAACCAGCAGCAAGCTGCCCGAACTCCTGTCTCATTGACTCAGAAGCCTGATTCTCCAGCCACACTACAAGCTACTAATATGCAGCTTGTGGACATGGCTTCCGCTGATGCAGCTTCTGGTGAATCTAGTAATCGGCTACTCTCCAAGAGGAGTATACATGATTTACTTGCACAG ATCGACCCTTCGGAAAGGCTGGATCCTGATGTTGAAGATGTTCTTATTGACATTGCAGAAGATTTTATTGAATCT GTCGGAACATTTGCTTGTTCTTTAGCAAAGCATAGAAAGTCTACTACTCTGGAAGCCAAAGATGTACTCCTTCATGCAG AGAGAAGCTGGAATATCACCTTGCCAGGTTTCACCGGGGATGAAATAAAACTATACAAGAAGCCG CATGTCAACGATATTCACAGGGAGAGGCTTACTCTG ATCAAGAAGTCAATGGCGAGTGAAGGGAACATAAAGACGTCTGCTGCCCAAGTTACAGCCAACCAGAAAAATCAGACTCCAAAGCCACCTGCGACAGGTTCTCCGTGA